One Solanum lycopersicum chromosome 4, SLM_r2.1 DNA window includes the following coding sequences:
- the CURL3 gene encoding brassinosteroid LRR receptor kinase precursor, with protein sequence MKAHKTVFNQHPLSLNKLFFVLLLIFFLPPASPAASVNGLYKDSQQLLSFKAALPPTPTLLQNWLSSTGPCSFTGVSCKNSRVSSIDLSNTFLSVDFSLVTSYLLPLSNLESLVLKNANLSGSLTSAAKSQCGVTLDSIDLAENTISGPISDISSFGVCSNLKSLNLSKNFLDPPGKEMLKAATFSLQVLDLSYNNISGFNLFPWVSSMGFVELEFFSLKGNKLAGSIPELDFKNLSYLDLSANNFSTVFPSFKDCSNLQHLDLSSNKFYGDIGSSLSSCGKLSFLNLTNNQFVGLVPKLPSESLQYLYLRGNDFQGVYPNQLADLCKTVVELDLSYNNFSGMVPESLGECSSLELVDISYNNFSGKLPVDTLSKLSNIKTMVLSFNKFVGGLPDSFSNLLKLETLDMSSNNLTGVIPSGICKDPMNNLKVLYLQNNLFKGPIPDSLSNCSQLVSLDLSFNYLTGSIPSSLGSLSKLKDLILWLNQLSGEIPQELMYLQALENLILDFNDLTGPIPASLSNCTKLNWISLSNNQLSGEIPASLGRLSNLAILKLGNNSISGNIPAELGNCQSLIWLDLNTNFLNGSIPPPLFKQSGNIAVALLTGKRYVYIKNDGSKECHGAGNLLEFGGIRQEQLDRISTRHPCNFTRVYRGITQPTFNHNGSMIFLDLSYNKLEGSIPKELGAMYYLSILNLGHNDLSGMIPQQLGGLKNVAILDLSYNRFNGTIPNSLTSLTLLGEIDLSNNNLSGMIPESAPFDTFPDYRFANNSLCGYPLPIPCSSGPKSDANQHQKSHRRQASLAGSVAMGLLFSLFCIFGLIIVAIETKKRRRKKEAALEAYMDGHSHSATANSAWKFTSAREALSINLAAFEKPLRKLTFADLLEATNGFHNDSLVGSGGFGDVYKAQLKDGSVVAIKKLIHVSGQGDREFTAEMETIGKIKHRNLVPLLGYCKVGEERLLVYEYMKYGSLEDVLHDRKKIGIKLNWPARRKIAIGAARGLAFLHHNCIPHIIHRDMKSSNVLLDENLEARVSDFGMARLMSAMDTHLSVSTLAGTPGYVPPEYYQSFRCSTKGDVYSYGVVLLELLTGKQPTDSADFGDNNLVGWVKLHAKGKITDVFDRELLKEDASIEIELLQHLKVACACLDDRHWKRPTMIQVMAMFKEIQAGSGMDSTSTIGADDVNFSGVEGGIEMGINGSIKEGNELSKHL encoded by the coding sequence ATGAAAGCTCACAAAACTGTGTTTAACCAACATCCTTTGAGCTTAAACAAGCttttctttgttcttcttcttatcttttttcttCCACCAGCTTCACCAGCAGCTTCTGTTAATGGTCTTTATAAAGACTCCCAACAGCTTCTTTCCTTTAAAGCTGCACTCCCACCAACCCCAACTCTGCTTCAGAACTGGTTGTCATCTACTGGCCCTTGTAGTTTCACTGGTGTTTCATGCAAGAATTCTAGAGTTTCTTCTATAGATCTCAGTAACACTTTTTTAAGTGTGGATTTCAGTTTGGTCACTTCTTATTTGCTTCCCCTTTCTAATTTGGAGTCTTTAGTGTTAAAGAATGCTAATCTTAGTGGTTCTTTAACTTCTGCTGCAAAATCCCAATGTGGGGTTACTTTAGACTCCATAGATCTAGCTGAAAACACAATTTCAGGACCTATTTCTGATATCTCTAGCTTTGGTGTTTGTTCAAACCTTAAGTCTCTTAATCTTTCTAAGAATTTCTTGGACCCTCCTGGTAAAGAAATGCTTAAAGCTGCAACCTTTAGCCTCCAAGTTCTTGATCTTTCTTACAATAATATCTCAGGGTTTAACTTGTTTCCATGGGTTTCATCTATGGGGTTTGTTGAACTTGAGTTCTTTTCTCTCAAGGGTAACAAGCTAGCTGGAAGTATTCCTGAATTAGACTTCAAGAATTTGTCATATTTGGATCTTTCTGCAAATAATTTCTCAACTGTTTTTCCTTCATTCAAAGATTGCTCCAATTTGCAGCACTTGGATTTGTCATCCAACAAGTTTTATGGTGATATTGGTTCTTCACTTTCTTCATGTGGGAAGCTCAGTTTTCTCAACCTTACCAATAACCAGTTTGTAGGTTTGGTCCCTAAGTTACCAAGTGAAAGTCTACAGTATTTGTACTTAAGAGGgaatgattttcagggtgtgTACCCAAACCAACTTGCTGATTTGTGCAAAACTGTGGTGGAATTGGACTTGTCATACAATAATTTCTCAGGCATGGTTCCTGAGAGCCTTGGTGAATGTTCAAGTTTGGAACTTGTTGATATTTCCTACAATAATTTCTCTGGTAAGTTGCCTGTTGATACTCTCTCCAAGTTGAGTAATATTAAGACTATGGTCTTATCATTCAACAAATTTGTTGGTGGTTTGCCTGATTCTTTCTCTAATTTACTGAAATTGGAGACTTTGGATATGAGTTCTAATAATCTCACAGGGGTTATTCCATCTGGGATTTGCAAAGATCCTATGAATAACTTGAAAGTGCTGTACCTTCAGAATAACTTGTTTAAAGGCCCTATACCTGACAGTCTAAGCAACTGTTCACAGCTGGTGTCACTTGATCTTAGCTTTAATTACTTGACTGGGAGTATACCATCTAGTTTGGGGTCATTGTCAAAGCTAAAGGATCTCATCCTTTGGTTAAATCAGCTTTCAGGGGAAATCCCACAGGAGTTGATGTACTTGCAGGCTTTGGAGAATTTGATTCTTGATTTTAATGACTTAACTGGACCAATACCTGCAAGTCTTAGCAACTGTACCAAGTTGAATTGGATTTCATTGTCAAATAACCAATTGAGTGGTGAGATACCGGCTTCTCTTGGGCGTTTGTCAAATCTAGCTATTCTTAAGCTTGGAAACAACTCAATCTCAGGGAATATACCTGCTGAATTGGGTAATTGCCAGAGCTTGATATGGTTGGATCTCAATACTAATTTCCTGAATGGATCCATTCCGCCGCCTTTGTTCAAGCAATCTGGCAATATTGCAGTGGCATTACTGACCGGGAAGCGATACGTGTATATCAAGAATGATGGGAGTAAGGAGTGCCATGGAGCAGGGAATCTGCTGGAGTTTGGAGGGATTAGACAGGAACAGCTGGATAGAATCTCAACAAGGCATCCTTGCAATTTCACAAGAGTTTATAGAGGTATCACTCAGCCAACATTTAACCACAATGGCTCTATGATATTTCTTGATTTATCTTATAATAAGTTGGAAGGTAGTATCCCAAAGGAATTAGGGGCAATGTACTATCTGTCTATATTGAATTTGGGGCATAATGATCTGTCTGGTATGATTCCTCAACAACTTGGAGGCTTGAAGAATGTTGCAATTCTTGATTTGTCATATAATAGGTTCAATGGCACGATCCCGAATTCCCTCACCAGTCTTACATTGCTTGGAGAGATTGACCTGTCAAACAATAATCTCAGTGGAATGATTCCTGAATCTGCACCATTTGACACATTCCCTGATTATAGGTTTGCGAATAATTCCCTCTGTGGGTATCCTCTCCCCATACCTTGTAGCTCGGGGCCGAAATCGGATGCAAATCAGCATCAGAAGTCTCACCGCAGACAAGCATCGTTGGCAGGGAGTGTGGCCATGGGTTTGTTATTTTCCCTCTTTTGTATCTTTGGTTTGATTATTGTTGCCATAGAGAcgaagaagaggaggaggaagaaggaGGCTGCTCTTGAAGCTTATATGGATGGTCATTCACATTCTGCAACTGCCAACAGTGCCTGGAAGTTTACGAGTGCTCGTGAGGCGTTAAGCATCAACCTTGCAGCATTTGAGAAGCCTCTCAGGAAGCTCACATTTGCTGATCTTCTCGAAGCCACCAATGGTTTCCACAACGACAGTCTTGTGGGCTCTGGTGGTTTTGGTGATGTCTACAAAGCTCAGTTGAAGGATGGGAGTGTTGTAGCTATTAAGAAATTGATACACGTCAGTGGACAGGGTGATCGAGAATTCACTGCTGAAATGGAAACCATAGGGAAGATCAAGCACCGCAACCTTGTCCCTCTTTTGGGCTACTGCAAAGTAGGGGAAGAAAGACTACTGGTTTATGAATACATGAAGTATGGAAGTCTTGAAGATGTCCTGCATGATCGGAAGAAAATTGGGATCAAGCTGAATTGGCCTGCAAGAAGGAAAATTGCCATTGGAGCTGCGAGAGGTTTGGCTTTCCTACACCATAACTGCATTCCACACATCATTCACCGGGACATGAAATCAAGTAATgtcttgcttgatgaaaatttggaaGCCAGAGTATCTGATTTCGGAATGGCAAGGTTAATGAGTGCTATGGACACTCATTTGAGTGTCAGCACTCTTGCCGGCACTCCAGGATACGTACCTCCTGAATATTACCAAAGCTTTAGATGTTCTACAAAAGGAGACGTTTATAGTTATGGTGTCGTATTACTTGAGCTTCTAACCGGCAAACAGCCAACAGATTCAGCTGATTTTGGTGACAACAATCTTGTCGGATGGGTAAAGCTGCACGCTAAGGGAAAAATAACAGATGTCTTTGACCGGGAGCTATTGAAAGAGGATGCAAGCATTGAGATTGAACTTCTACAACACTTAAAGGTAGCTTGTGCTTGCTTAGATGATCGACATTGGAAACGTCCCACAATGATACAAGTTATGGCTAtgtttaaggagattcaagcagGGTCAGGCATGGATTCGACATCGACAATCGGAGCTGATGATGTTAATTTTAGTGGAGTTGAAGGAGGGATAGAAATGGGGATAAATGGAAGTATAAAAGAAGGCAATGAGCTGAGCAAACACCTTTGA